Proteins encoded together in one Kiritimatiellia bacterium window:
- the cls gene encoding cardiolipin synthase, translating into MITNAGAWREILSWLPVDISLHISAFLLVCYNCLKTRRESASTLLWIFTAWAFPVIGPLFYLFFGINRVPRKALRKHETDRHLQSERRARNNVSISAAALCSARETLSAGPDKNDILYLNRTLDRILPETPLLAGNTIVPLVDGAQAYPAMLQAINNARRHIHLQTFIIGNDETGRQFMEALAARAEEGVKVRFLFDRFGSTAAVVGGLLERYVRRKNMQISGWTQANPLKRPFQINLRNHRKIMVVDGRAAFTGGINLRADNIAAGSEKSIRDYHFMIQGPVVQELQYSFLSDWYFVTEENARTLLEADHFPRPSSPGTALARIVNSGPTPEEMEAIKKVFFECINWSRRELLLIMPYFAPSPDILQALKSAALRGVDVRLLFPRKNNHLYTGLAGKALYEELLGDGVRIFEREPPFMHAKALVADSKLALVGSANMDMRSLRLNYESNLLVFDDAFVRSLRAIVRADFAQSVEIDPDQWRRRPLARKMLENTFYLMTPVL; encoded by the coding sequence ATGATCACAAACGCTGGCGCCTGGCGCGAAATTTTATCATGGCTTCCGGTTGATATCTCCCTGCACATAAGCGCCTTCCTGCTGGTCTGTTACAACTGCCTGAAAACCAGGCGGGAATCCGCTTCAACCCTGTTGTGGATTTTTACGGCATGGGCGTTTCCCGTCATCGGCCCCCTGTTTTACCTTTTTTTCGGTATAAACCGCGTGCCGCGCAAGGCCTTGCGCAAACATGAAACCGACCGCCATCTGCAGAGCGAACGGCGTGCCCGCAACAACGTTTCCATATCGGCCGCGGCTCTGTGTTCCGCGCGCGAAACCTTGTCCGCCGGGCCGGACAAAAACGACATACTTTATTTGAACCGCACGCTTGACCGGATTCTTCCGGAAACTCCCCTTTTAGCCGGGAATACAATCGTCCCGCTGGTGGACGGCGCGCAAGCCTACCCCGCCATGCTGCAGGCCATCAACAACGCCCGCCGCCATATCCACCTGCAGACCTTTATTATCGGCAACGACGAAACCGGACGGCAATTCATGGAGGCGCTCGCCGCCAGGGCGGAAGAAGGAGTGAAAGTCCGTTTCCTGTTTGACCGTTTCGGTTCCACCGCCGCGGTGGTCGGCGGTCTGCTGGAACGTTACGTCCGGCGGAAAAACATGCAAATCAGCGGATGGACACAAGCCAACCCGCTGAAACGACCCTTCCAGATCAATCTTCGCAACCACCGGAAAATTATGGTCGTGGACGGCAGGGCGGCATTCACCGGCGGGATCAATCTGAGGGCCGACAATATCGCCGCCGGGTCCGAGAAGTCCATCCGCGACTATCATTTCATGATTCAGGGGCCGGTTGTGCAGGAGCTGCAATATTCATTTTTAAGCGACTGGTATTTTGTGACCGAAGAAAACGCGCGGACGCTTTTAGAGGCGGATCATTTTCCGCGCCCGTCTTCGCCCGGAACGGCGCTGGCGCGGATCGTCAACAGCGGCCCGACCCCCGAGGAAATGGAGGCGATAAAAAAAGTTTTTTTTGAGTGCATCAACTGGTCGCGCCGGGAATTACTGCTGATAATGCCGTATTTCGCCCCCAGCCCGGATATTCTGCAGGCGCTCAAATCCGCCGCCCTGCGCGGCGTTGACGTCCGCCTGCTTTTCCCCAGGAAAAACAACCACCTTTACACCGGCCTGGCGGGCAAGGCGCTCTACGAGGAATTGCTGGGGGACGGAGTCCGGATTTTTGAGCGTGAACCGCCGTTCATGCATGCCAAAGCGCTCGTGGCGGACAGCAAGCTGGCGCTGGTCGGCAGCGCGAATATGGACATGCGCAGCCTGCGTTTGAACTATGAATCCAACCTGCTCGTTTTTGACGATGCATTCGTCCGGAGTTTGCGCGCGATCGTCCGGGCCGACTTCGCCCAAAGCGTTGAAATTGATCCCGACCAATGGCGCCGGCGGCCGCTGGCGCGCAAAATGCTTGAAAACACATTTTACCTGATGACGCCCGTGCTCTGA